Proteins encoded in a region of the Gemmatimonadaceae bacterium genome:
- a CDS encoding ABC transporter permease, producing MRRALILAWTEVLHVVRDRATLAQVLLIPFIQLLILANAATFEIRDTPLYVVDQDHTSASRGLVTRFAASGDFGIVGASPSPELANERLLSGDVTMVLTIPHDFERELVRNHAATVQLVVNAEKGMAAGIVQFYASRILTRYAEELAPEIGVGASPSIGVEAAPRRGTPQLDVRTRAWYNPTLDYRHYMVPGILVALVTLIGTLLTAQNIAREKELGTLEQLNVTPITRGQFITGKLLPFWVLGMFELAGGLALGRFVFGVPILGSPVLLFAVSAVYLIAALGIGLWISTIVETQQQAMFVTFFIMMIYLLMSGLFTPIDSMPKWVQIVAELNPVRHFVAISRAVLVKGATLREIEQPFLILAVFAAAVFTLAVRQYSKRAA from the coding sequence ATGCGTCGCGCGTTGATACTCGCCTGGACGGAAGTCTTGCACGTCGTCCGCGATCGCGCGACGCTCGCGCAGGTCCTGCTCATCCCCTTCATTCAACTCCTCATTCTCGCGAATGCGGCGACCTTCGAGATTCGCGATACCCCATTGTACGTGGTCGACCAGGACCATACGAGCGCGTCGCGTGGTCTCGTCACGCGCTTCGCCGCGTCGGGCGACTTCGGCATCGTGGGCGCGTCGCCGAGTCCCGAGCTGGCGAACGAGCGGCTACTGTCAGGCGACGTGACGATGGTGCTCACGATTCCGCACGATTTCGAGCGCGAGCTCGTGCGCAATCATGCGGCAACCGTGCAGCTCGTCGTGAATGCGGAGAAGGGAATGGCGGCGGGGATCGTGCAGTTCTACGCCTCGCGCATTCTCACTCGCTATGCAGAGGAGCTTGCGCCAGAGATTGGCGTTGGCGCGTCGCCGTCGATCGGCGTCGAGGCAGCGCCCCGGCGCGGAACGCCGCAGCTCGATGTGCGCACACGGGCGTGGTACAACCCCACGCTCGATTATCGGCACTACATGGTTCCGGGAATTCTGGTCGCGCTCGTGACACTGATCGGGACGCTGCTGACCGCCCAGAACATTGCTCGGGAGAAGGAGCTCGGCACCCTGGAGCAACTCAACGTCACGCCGATCACGCGCGGCCAATTCATTACCGGCAAGCTCCTGCCGTTCTGGGTGCTCGGGATGTTCGAGCTCGCGGGCGGACTCGCCCTCGGCCGTTTTGTTTTTGGTGTGCCGATTCTGGGCAGCCCGGTACTCCTCTTCGCCGTCTCGGCGGTTTACCTGATCGCCGCGTTAGGCATCGGCCTCTGGATATCGACGATCGTCGAGACGCAGCAGCAGGCGATGTTCGTGACGTTCTTCATCATGATGATCTACCTGCTGATGAGCGGGTTGTTCACGCCGATCGACAGCATGCCGAAGTGGGTACAGATCGTCGCCGAGCTGAATCCGGTGCGACATTTCGTGGCGATCTCGCGGGCGGTACTGGTGAAGGGCGCAACACTCCGCGAGATCGAGCAGCCCTTTCTCATTCTGGCCGTGTTCGCGGCCGCCGTGTTTACGCTCGCAGTTAGGCAATATTCAAAGCGCGCTGCGTAA
- a CDS encoding helix-turn-helix domain-containing protein, with protein MVKKRARERSSRAAHASRTAASAAREQRSTQTEQRILDAAHRVFLRRGSAGARTQEIADEAGVNKALLHYYFRTKERLAAAVFARAASRLLPPVIATLASDDELETKVERVIEIELDVLLRHPYLPGYIISELTHNSARAKQLIAALTGIAIEDLAPRVLEVVARQIRERAQEGQMRPIAPDQFILNLLSLCVFPFAARPMIQAVLQLNDAAFAELIARRKRDLPVFFLQGLRP; from the coding sequence ATGGTTAAGAAACGCGCCAGGGAGCGCTCGTCGCGAGCGGCGCACGCGTCGCGCACCGCGGCATCCGCGGCACGGGAGCAGCGCTCCACACAGACCGAACAGCGTATTCTCGACGCCGCCCACAGGGTCTTTCTCCGGCGCGGCAGCGCCGGCGCCCGTACCCAGGAAATCGCCGACGAAGCCGGCGTCAACAAAGCGCTTCTCCATTACTACTTCCGCACCAAGGAACGCCTCGCTGCGGCTGTCTTCGCCCGCGCCGCCTCACGCCTGTTGCCGCCCGTGATCGCGACGCTTGCCTCCGACGACGAGCTCGAGACCAAGGTCGAACGCGTGATCGAGATCGAGCTCGATGTTCTGCTGCGACACCCGTACCTCCCCGGCTACATCATCTCCGAGCTCACGCACAATTCCGCCCGCGCGAAACAGCTCATCGCCGCACTCACCGGGATCGCGATCGAGGATCTCGCGCCGCGCGTTCTCGAGGTCGTCGCCAGGCAAATCCGCGAGCGGGCGCAAGAGGGACAAATGCGCCCCATCGCGCCCGACCAGTTCATTCTCAACCTCCTCTCGCTCTGCGTCTTTCCCTTCGCCGCGCGTCCGATGATCCAGGCCGTGCTGCAACTCAATGACGCAGCCTTCGCGGAGCTCATCGCTCGACGCAAGCGGGATCTTCCGGTGTTCTTCCTCCAGGGGCTCCGGCCATGA
- a CDS encoding ABC transporter permease — MSAFAGLLRKEWLHILRDRRTLFVVIFMPIVQVILFGYAIRTDIWAIRLAIVDPSPDASTLEIRNRFSGSDVFELVRILPSAGPLDRLFAAGDIQEAVVFDADFANRLARGLPARVLVVVDASEPNSGSAMESYAIGVIQGYQRDIALRSGGVQIFPEVRMRFNPTRASSNLFVPGLIAFVLTIISALMTAISLTREKETGTMEILLVSPLKPLEIIVGKVLAYVVIGFVSVLLVVAEARLIFSVPLRGSLLLLLAEGLLYILTSLSLGILISSRTSSQRVAMIGALAGTMLPTILLSGFIFPIESMPWPLRLISNVVPAKWFVLIARGVMLKGVGLEYLWHETLILLGMTLLLVAAATRSFKIRLA, encoded by the coding sequence ATGAGCGCCTTCGCCGGACTGCTTCGGAAGGAATGGCTGCATATACTGCGCGACCGGCGCACGCTCTTCGTCGTGATCTTCATGCCGATCGTGCAGGTCATTCTGTTCGGCTATGCCATCAGGACCGACATCTGGGCGATTCGCCTGGCTATCGTCGATCCCTCACCCGATGCGTCGACGCTCGAGATTCGCAATCGTTTCTCCGGGAGTGATGTCTTCGAGCTCGTTAGGATCCTTCCGAGCGCGGGGCCGTTGGATCGGCTGTTCGCGGCGGGCGACATCCAGGAGGCGGTCGTCTTCGACGCTGATTTCGCCAATCGTCTGGCGCGTGGCCTCCCGGCGCGCGTGCTGGTGGTCGTCGACGCCTCGGAGCCGAACAGTGGCAGCGCGATGGAGAGCTATGCCATCGGCGTCATTCAGGGCTATCAACGAGACATCGCGCTGCGAAGCGGAGGCGTGCAGATCTTCCCCGAAGTGCGGATGCGCTTCAATCCGACGCGCGCGAGCTCGAATCTCTTCGTCCCCGGCCTGATCGCCTTCGTCCTCACGATCATCTCGGCGCTGATGACGGCGATCTCGCTCACGCGAGAGAAGGAGACCGGGACGATGGAGATTCTGCTCGTGTCGCCGCTCAAGCCGCTCGAGATCATCGTCGGCAAGGTACTGGCGTACGTCGTCATCGGGTTCGTGAGCGTGCTGCTCGTCGTCGCCGAGGCGCGCCTCATCTTCTCGGTTCCGTTGCGCGGAAGTCTCTTGCTGCTCCTCGCCGAAGGCCTGCTGTACATTCTGACGTCGCTGTCGTTAGGCATTCTCATTTCGTCGCGGACATCCTCGCAGCGCGTGGCGATGATCGGCGCTCTCGCCGGCACGATGCTGCCCACGATTCTGCTCTCGGGGTTCATCTTCCCGATCGAGAGCATGCCCTGGCCGCTGCGTCTCATCTCGAATGTCGTGCCCGCAAAATGGTTCGTGTTGATCGCCCGTGGTGTGATGCTGAAGGGTGTTGGGCTGGAGTATCTCTGGCACGAGACGCTCATTCTGCTCGGCATGACGCTGCTGTTAGTCGCGGCGGCGACGCGGTCGTTCAAGATCCGGCTCGCCTGA
- a CDS encoding ATP-binding protein, which produces MQLSSSRNDGDLGKLHRSGQLAVADGNGHHHSVQFYESDDFLVRSVTDYVVAGFDAEEPAMIIATPEHCEGLTTTLADRGVDVEWSKRRGLLTLLDARKTLSSIMSDGAPDETLFRKQIGPALENVRRRRRSSTVRAYGEMVNLLWCDGNASAALALEALWNKLAETQRFSLLCGYCMSHFDDAADAAMFSSLCAEHTHVVPTERYVERDEMSRLIEISCLQQRAQALECEIRRRKVLETTLRSALDERERLLEAERTARSDAEAARHQAEHANRAKADFLAVMSHELRTPLNAIAGYAELMELGIGGELSHGQRDALERIQRSQRHLLGLINQVLNYTRLEVGTVEFVLSDLRLDSLLRAADALVYPQMQAKGLRYTYAGCDPDIVVRVDGEKLQQIMLNLLTNATKFTDQGGEITVDAGLVGNVARVSVRDTGIGIPGDKLAAIFDPFVQVDVPFTRTRDGVGLGLAISRDLARKMGGELAVESTAGVGSTFTLTLPLAR; this is translated from the coding sequence ATGCAGCTCTCGAGTTCACGGAACGACGGCGACCTTGGCAAGCTTCACCGCAGCGGCCAGCTGGCCGTCGCCGACGGCAATGGGCACCACCACTCCGTGCAATTCTACGAGAGCGACGACTTCCTGGTGCGGTCAGTGACCGACTACGTCGTGGCAGGCTTCGATGCCGAGGAGCCGGCCATGATCATCGCAACGCCGGAGCATTGTGAGGGTCTGACTACCACCCTCGCCGACCGTGGCGTCGACGTCGAGTGGAGCAAACGACGCGGGCTGCTCACGCTGCTGGACGCTCGCAAGACGCTCTCCTCGATCATGTCCGACGGCGCTCCAGACGAGACACTCTTCCGGAAGCAGATCGGACCGGCGCTCGAGAATGTTCGCCGCCGGCGCCGGAGCAGCACGGTACGAGCCTACGGCGAGATGGTGAACCTCCTCTGGTGCGACGGCAACGCGAGCGCGGCGCTCGCGCTCGAGGCGCTCTGGAACAAGCTGGCGGAGACACAGCGCTTCTCGCTGCTCTGTGGCTACTGCATGTCCCACTTCGACGATGCCGCCGACGCGGCGATGTTCTCCTCGCTTTGCGCGGAGCACACCCACGTCGTGCCGACGGAGCGATATGTCGAACGCGACGAGATGTCGCGGCTGATCGAGATTTCATGTCTCCAACAACGAGCGCAGGCTCTCGAGTGCGAGATCCGTCGGCGCAAGGTGCTCGAGACGACGCTGCGGTCGGCGCTCGACGAGCGCGAACGGCTCCTCGAGGCGGAGCGCACCGCGCGCTCTGACGCCGAAGCGGCGCGGCATCAGGCGGAGCACGCGAATCGCGCCAAGGCCGATTTTCTCGCCGTCATGAGTCACGAGTTGCGAACGCCGCTCAACGCGATCGCCGGATATGCAGAGTTGATGGAGCTCGGGATCGGGGGCGAGCTGTCCCATGGCCAACGCGACGCGCTCGAGCGCATTCAACGCAGCCAGCGTCACCTGCTCGGCTTGATTAACCAAGTACTAAACTATACGCGTCTCGAGGTGGGGACGGTGGAATTCGTCCTCTCGGATCTGCGCCTCGACTCGCTGCTCCGCGCCGCCGACGCGCTCGTGTATCCGCAGATGCAGGCGAAAGGGCTGCGCTACACCTATGCCGGTTGCGACCCCGATATCGTCGTGCGCGTTGACGGGGAGAAGCTGCAGCAGATCATGCTCAACCTGCTGACGAATGCGACGAAATTCACGGATCAGGGCGGCGAGATCACCGTCGACGCAGGGCTCGTGGGCAACGTTGCGCGCGTCTCGGTGCGCGACACGGGCATCGGGATTCCGGGCGACAAACTCGCGGCCATCTTCGATCCGTTCGTGCAGGTCGACGTGCCTTTCACGCGCACGCGCGATGGCGTCGGGCTCGGTCTTGCGATCAGCCGCGATCTGGCGCGCAAAATGGGCGGTGAGCTAGCCGTCGAGAGTACCGCCGGAGTCGGGTCGACATTCACGCTTACCCTGCCACTCGCGCGCTGA
- a CDS encoding TolC family protein translates to MNDRTIGVALVVVAFASHALRAQAAERRDTLRLGELQDAAASLDPRERQLSLQRQATALRLRTIGADRLPALSGEGDGQYQSVVVALPFNVPNVLFPGIPHDTYDAHLIAQQRLYDPSLAPRADAERAGLAVTEARVRTTVYALRSDVNDAFFSAALADARADELTTVISDLEAQLRVAQSRVREGTALPSEPATIEAELLRRRQDREDLATTRRASLAILSSLTGRAIGVNDTILLPDLAAAVASTRVTSPRARPEYAEFARTRDQLAAQERVIGAQTRPQLSAYGRLGYGKPGLNFLATDFNSYWLAGVRVQWAPWTWGSNARDREVLEVQQQIVASDEEAFTAATQRAVARQLADIDRLTAALRTDDTIIALRERIERETQHRYAEAVVTAAEYVDRRNDVLGARLTRISHEVELAQARARYLTTVGLELR, encoded by the coding sequence ATGAACGATCGCACGATTGGCGTTGCTCTCGTCGTGGTCGCATTCGCATCCCACGCGCTGCGCGCGCAGGCGGCCGAGCGCCGTGACACGCTGCGACTCGGCGAGCTGCAGGATGCCGCCGCCAGCCTCGATCCGCGAGAACGCCAACTCTCATTGCAGCGCCAGGCAACCGCACTCCGCCTGCGCACCATCGGCGCCGACCGGCTGCCCGCGCTCAGCGGCGAAGGCGACGGACAATATCAGTCCGTCGTCGTCGCACTGCCGTTCAACGTGCCTAACGTGCTCTTTCCAGGCATTCCGCACGATACCTACGACGCGCACCTTATCGCCCAGCAACGGCTCTACGACCCTTCGCTCGCTCCGCGCGCGGACGCGGAGCGAGCGGGGCTCGCGGTGACCGAGGCGCGCGTGCGGACCACCGTCTACGCGCTTCGGAGCGACGTGAACGACGCGTTCTTTTCCGCGGCACTCGCCGACGCGCGCGCCGACGAGTTGACGACAGTCATCTCGGATCTCGAGGCACAGCTTCGCGTCGCGCAGTCACGCGTGCGCGAGGGCACCGCACTCCCGAGCGAACCGGCGACGATCGAAGCGGAATTGCTTCGTCGAAGGCAGGATCGGGAGGATCTCGCGACGACGCGCCGCGCTTCGCTCGCCATTCTGTCCTCGCTCACCGGTCGCGCCATCGGAGTGAATGATACCATTCTCCTGCCGGACCTCGCGGCCGCCGTGGCGAGCACGCGCGTCACGTCGCCCCGCGCGAGACCGGAATACGCAGAGTTCGCGCGGACACGCGACCAACTCGCCGCACAAGAGCGCGTCATTGGGGCGCAGACTCGGCCGCAGCTCTCGGCCTACGGCCGTCTTGGCTACGGAAAGCCAGGCCTGAACTTCCTCGCGACTGATTTCAACAGCTACTGGTTGGCCGGCGTGCGCGTTCAATGGGCTCCGTGGACGTGGGGAAGCAACGCGCGCGACCGCGAGGTGCTCGAGGTCCAGCAGCAGATCGTCGCCAGCGACGAGGAGGCCTTCACCGCCGCGACGCAGCGCGCCGTCGCGCGGCAGCTTGCCGACATCGATCGCCTAACGGCTGCGCTGCGCACCGATGACACGATCATCGCGCTGCGCGAGCGCATCGAGCGCGAAACGCAGCACCGGTACGCCGAAGCCGTCGTCACGGCCGCCGAGTATGTCGATCGGCGCAACGACGTGCTCGGGGCGCGTCTGACGCGCATCAGCCACGAAGTGGAGCTCGCGCAGGCTCGCGCCCGCTATCTCACCACGGTCGGACTGGAGCTTCGCTGA
- a CDS encoding ABC transporter ATP-binding protein, translated as MSAVSNGKAIEARDLTRRFGSFTAVDKITFDVATGEVFGFLGANGAGKTTAIRILTGLLSPTSGTARVAGHDVYTESEWIKRRIGYMSQKFSLYEDLTVTENIRLYGGIYDLSRETVRERTTRMLSRLGLEKAARTQVRGLPLGWRQKLAFSVALLHEPSIVFLDEPTSGVDPITRRQFWELIYEAAARGTTVFVTTHYMDEAEYCDRISIMVAGHIGALGTPAELKQQYGVDSIDELFVRLARPAAGAA; from the coding sequence ATGAGCGCCGTGTCTAACGGCAAAGCGATCGAGGCGCGCGACCTCACTCGACGCTTCGGCTCGTTCACGGCCGTCGACAAGATCACGTTCGATGTCGCCACTGGCGAAGTGTTCGGGTTTCTCGGAGCAAACGGAGCCGGGAAGACGACGGCGATCCGCATCCTGACCGGGCTCCTCTCGCCAACGTCGGGCACCGCGCGCGTCGCCGGGCACGACGTCTACACCGAAAGCGAATGGATCAAACGCCGCATTGGCTACATGAGCCAAAAGTTCTCGCTGTACGAGGACCTGACGGTTACCGAGAACATCAGGCTGTACGGCGGGATCTACGATCTCTCGCGCGAGACCGTCCGCGAGCGGACGACGCGCATGCTCTCGCGTCTCGGCCTCGAGAAAGCTGCACGAACGCAGGTGCGCGGGTTGCCGTTAGGCTGGCGGCAGAAGCTCGCGTTCTCGGTCGCGCTCCTGCACGAGCCCTCGATCGTATTTCTCGACGAGCCGACGAGCGGCGTCGATCCGATTACGCGACGACAGTTCTGGGAGCTCATTTACGAAGCAGCGGCTCGCGGCACTACCGTATTCGTCACGACGCACTACATGGACGAGGCCGAGTACTGCGACCGGATCTCGATCATGGTCGCCGGGCACATCGGAGCGTTAGGCACACCGGCCGAGCTCAAGCAGCAGTATGGTGTCGACTCGATCGACGAGCTGTTCGTCCGTCTCGCCCGGCCGGCTGCGGGGGCAGCCTGA
- the msrA gene encoding peptide-methionine (S)-S-oxide reductase MsrA codes for MVSMTWSGAAAAALVGGALLFGSRASDVRTGVSLPEPAVGTRPLASARDDTVVFAGGCFWGVQAVYEHVRGVKSAVSGYAGGTVVSPSYEDVSSGATGHAESVEVVFDPSQVSLGQLLQIFFSVAHDPTEKNRQGPDVGTQYRSAIFYRTDDQRHVIDAYIEEFANAKVFARPIVTQVAPLKAFYPAESYHQHYAMLHQDSPYIYTYDLPKVAALKERFASLYREDVSTK; via the coding sequence ATGGTAAGCATGACTTGGAGTGGGGCGGCCGCGGCCGCGTTAGTCGGTGGCGCGCTGCTGTTCGGCTCGCGGGCGAGTGATGTCCGGACGGGCGTTAGTCTTCCTGAGCCGGCGGTGGGTACCAGGCCGCTCGCGTCGGCGCGCGACGACACGGTCGTCTTCGCCGGCGGATGCTTCTGGGGTGTCCAGGCCGTTTACGAGCATGTCCGCGGCGTGAAGAGCGCGGTGTCGGGATACGCCGGTGGAACAGTGGTCTCGCCTTCGTACGAAGACGTGAGCTCGGGTGCGACGGGTCATGCGGAATCGGTCGAGGTCGTGTTCGATCCGTCGCAGGTGTCGTTAGGTCAGCTGTTGCAGATTTTCTTTTCCGTCGCGCACGATCCCACGGAAAAGAATCGCCAAGGTCCCGATGTCGGGACGCAATATCGCTCGGCGATCTTCTATCGCACCGATGATCAGCGTCACGTGATCGACGCATACATCGAGGAGTTCGCAAACGCGAAGGTCTTCGCACGGCCGATCGTGACGCAGGTGGCACCACTCAAGGCGTTCTATCCGGCCGAGTCGTACCACCAGCATTACGCGATGCTGCATCAGGACAGTCCGTACATCTACACGTACGACTTGCCGAAGGTCGCCGCGCTCAAGGAGCGCTTCGCCTCGCTGTACCGCGAGGACGTGTCGACCAAATAG
- a CDS encoding ABC transporter ATP-binding protein: protein MPSAPSAVEIQGIVKRYDTTTALDDVTLDIETGELFGFIGPDGAGKTTLFRILVTLILPDAGRATVLGRDVTTDIWELRRRVGYMPGRFSLYPDLSVEENLRFFASVFGATVAEQYDLIAPIYDQLAPFKDRRAGALSGGMKQKLALCCALVHRPEILFLDEPTTGVDAVSRREFWELLDRLKASGLTIIVSTPYMDEADRCGRVALIQRGRILGIDAPARIAASFGRPLFTVRGGERYPLLLATREYPNAATVFPFGDLLHYTDRRTALPTEQIGAELRDYLRQRGFGEVDVAPASPTIEDTFMARMGEPERAA, encoded by the coding sequence ATGCCATCCGCTCCAAGCGCCGTCGAAATCCAGGGCATCGTCAAGCGCTACGATACGACGACGGCTCTCGATGATGTCACGCTCGACATCGAAACCGGCGAGCTCTTTGGCTTCATCGGTCCTGACGGTGCAGGGAAGACGACGCTGTTTCGCATACTCGTAACGCTGATATTGCCGGATGCGGGACGGGCGACCGTGCTCGGACGCGACGTCACGACGGACATCTGGGAGCTCCGTCGTCGCGTCGGTTACATGCCCGGGCGATTCTCGTTATACCCCGATCTCTCCGTCGAAGAGAATCTGCGCTTCTTCGCGTCGGTCTTTGGAGCGACCGTCGCCGAGCAGTATGATCTCATCGCGCCCATCTACGACCAGCTTGCGCCCTTCAAGGATCGGCGCGCCGGCGCGCTGTCGGGTGGCATGAAACAGAAGCTCGCACTCTGCTGCGCCCTCGTACATCGCCCGGAGATTCTCTTCCTCGACGAACCCACGACCGGCGTCGACGCGGTCTCGCGGCGCGAGTTCTGGGAGCTCCTCGATCGACTGAAAGCCTCTGGGCTCACGATCATCGTCTCGACGCCCTACATGGACGAAGCCGATCGCTGCGGGCGCGTTGCACTCATTCAGCGTGGGCGCATCCTCGGCATCGACGCCCCGGCGCGAATTGCCGCGTCCTTCGGGCGCCCCTTATTCACCGTCCGGGGCGGCGAGCGCTATCCGCTGCTTCTCGCGACGCGCGAGTACCCGAATGCGGCGACGGTGTTTCCCTTCGGCGATCTGCTTCACTACACCGACCGGCGAACGGCACTACCCACGGAGCAGATCGGCGCGGAGCTTCGCGACTACCTCCGACAGCGCGGCTTTGGCGAGGTCGATGTCGCGCCGGCTTCGCCGACGATCGAGGACACGTTCATGGCGCGCATGGGCGAGCCCGAGCGGGCCGCATGA
- a CDS encoding PQQ-dependent sugar dehydrogenase codes for MTNHRFLRSCWVPTILALAACGRDNRPAKSDTIGYSSYSAGGRRPCASDNGGLTLPPGFCATIFADSIGHARHIVVAPNGDVYVNTWSGQYFGGDKGPEGGYLIMLRDTTHDGRADVITRFGAKADSGGHGGTGIALHSDALYAEESATIVRYALPEGSGVPTAAPVVIVKLLPLNGDHPMHPFAIDSSGTMYVDLGSASNSCQFTNRVPNSPGHNPCNELRTRGGIWAYDVNKTNQNFSPENRYATGIRNAVGMAIDGDGKLWSTQHGRDQLYENWSKLYASEQGQNLPAEELLLIEKGADYGWPRCYFDGDQQKLVLAPEYGGDGGKMVSDCREKHAPAAFFPAHWAPDGLLFYTGNQFPARYRNGAFIAFHGSWNRAPGPQGGYQVVFQPLSSDKASGNYESFANGFAGGVMQPDAAKHRPVGLAQGPDGALYITDDKAGRVWRVVYVGTN; via the coding sequence ATGACAAATCACCGATTTCTCCGATCGTGCTGGGTTCCGACGATTCTCGCCCTCGCGGCTTGCGGGCGCGACAATCGCCCAGCCAAGAGCGATACCATTGGCTACTCGTCGTATTCAGCGGGCGGCCGGAGACCGTGCGCGAGTGACAACGGCGGCCTCACGCTACCGCCCGGGTTCTGCGCCACGATTTTCGCGGACAGCATCGGCCACGCACGGCATATCGTCGTCGCGCCTAACGGGGACGTCTACGTCAACACCTGGAGCGGCCAGTATTTTGGCGGCGACAAGGGTCCCGAGGGCGGTTATCTCATCATGCTCCGCGATACGACGCACGACGGTCGCGCCGATGTCATAACCCGATTTGGCGCGAAGGCCGACAGCGGTGGCCACGGCGGCACGGGCATCGCGTTACACAGCGATGCACTCTACGCCGAGGAGAGTGCGACAATCGTTCGTTACGCCCTGCCGGAAGGCAGTGGGGTGCCGACGGCTGCGCCCGTCGTCATCGTCAAATTGTTGCCGCTCAACGGCGATCACCCGATGCATCCCTTCGCGATCGACTCGTCAGGCACGATGTACGTCGATCTCGGCTCGGCATCGAATTCGTGCCAGTTCACGAATCGTGTGCCCAACTCACCGGGTCACAATCCCTGTAACGAGCTCCGCACGCGCGGCGGCATCTGGGCATACGACGTCAACAAGACGAATCAGAATTTCTCTCCGGAGAATCGTTACGCGACGGGGATTCGCAACGCCGTCGGCATGGCGATCGATGGCGACGGCAAGCTCTGGTCGACGCAGCATGGGCGCGATCAGCTCTACGAGAACTGGTCGAAGCTCTATGCCAGCGAACAGGGACAGAATCTTCCCGCCGAAGAGCTATTGTTGATCGAGAAGGGAGCGGACTACGGCTGGCCGCGCTGCTACTTCGATGGTGATCAGCAGAAGCTCGTCCTCGCACCAGAGTACGGCGGCGACGGCGGCAAGATGGTGAGCGATTGCCGGGAAAAGCATGCGCCCGCCGCGTTTTTCCCGGCGCACTGGGCGCCGGACGGATTGTTGTTCTACACGGGCAACCAGTTTCCCGCACGATACCGCAATGGCGCGTTCATCGCCTTCCACGGGTCGTGGAATCGCGCGCCGGGGCCACAGGGCGGGTACCAGGTGGTCTTCCAACCGCTCTCGTCAGACAAGGCATCGGGGAATTACGAGTCGTTCGCGAATGGGTTCGCGGGTGGCGTCATGCAGCCCGACGCGGCCAAGCACCGACCGGTGGGGTTGGCACAGGGGCCGGATGGGGCCTTGTACATCACGGATGACAAAGCTGGGCGAGTCTGGCGCGTGGTGTACGTCGGCACCAACTAA
- a CDS encoding HlyD family efflux transporter periplasmic adaptor subunit has product MPLARVPRLVPMLGVLVILASCRDKNQPDAYGNFETTEVVVSAETSGQLLWFQADEGQMLTHGQLVAVIDTTQLALQQRQLSAQRSAGASHVTEVGQQLDALRVQYEIAGRNYERMKRLFADQAATAQQLDQAERDYKVLGEQIQGAEAQQRSVGEDVKSTDARLAQISQQLSKSRITSPVAGTVLARYTDRGEFVQPGQPLYKIANLDSMILRAYVTETQLARVRLGAPANVSIDTGGKARRTLAGTVSWVSPQAEFTPTPIQTRDERKDLVYAVKVRVPNPSGIVKIGMPADVRFLSMRN; this is encoded by the coding sequence ATGCCACTCGCCCGCGTTCCGCGCTTGGTCCCGATGCTCGGCGTGCTCGTTATACTCGCGTCGTGTCGCGACAAGAATCAGCCCGACGCCTACGGTAATTTCGAGACGACGGAGGTCGTCGTCTCCGCCGAGACGAGTGGTCAGCTCCTCTGGTTCCAGGCCGACGAAGGACAGATGTTGACGCACGGCCAACTCGTCGCGGTCATCGATACGACGCAACTCGCGTTGCAGCAGCGACAGCTGTCGGCACAACGGAGCGCCGGCGCCTCGCACGTCACCGAGGTGGGGCAGCAGCTCGACGCGCTCCGCGTTCAGTACGAGATCGCCGGCCGGAATTATGAACGCATGAAACGACTCTTCGCCGATCAGGCAGCGACGGCGCAACAACTCGATCAGGCGGAGCGCGACTACAAGGTGCTCGGCGAACAGATCCAGGGTGCCGAGGCACAGCAACGCAGCGTCGGTGAGGACGTGAAATCGACGGACGCACGCTTGGCGCAAATCAGCCAGCAGCTCTCCAAGAGCCGCATAACGAGCCCGGTTGCCGGCACCGTGCTCGCGCGCTACACCGATCGCGGCGAGTTCGTCCAGCCCGGCCAGCCGCTGTATAAAATCGCGAATCTCGATTCGATGATCCTTCGTGCGTATGTGACCGAGACGCAACTTGCACGCGTCAGGCTGGGCGCGCCAGCAAACGTGTCGATCGATACGGGCGGCAAGGCGCGTCGCACGCTCGCGGGGACGGTGAGTTGGGTGTCGCCGCAAGCCGAGTTCACGCCGACACCCATCCAGACGCGCGACGAGCGCAAGGATCTCGTCTACGCCGTGAAGGTGCGCGTGCCGAATCCGAGCGGCATCGTCAAGATCGGCATGCCAGCCGACGTTCGCTTTTTGAGTATGCGAAACTAG